DNA from Oryzisolibacter sp. LB2S:
AAGGCCGCCTGGTCCACGCTGGTCACCACCTGCATGCCGTGGCTCTTGGCCTCCTCCACACCCTTCTTCTCGACGGCGTCCACAAAGGCGCGCGAGGCCAGAGCCCCGAGCTTGGCGCCCTGCGTGAAGGCGGCCTTCTGCGCATCGTTCAGGCTGGCCCAGAAGTTGGGCGAGACGATCAGCGCCACCGGCGCGTACACGTGCGCCGTGAGCGTAAGGTGCTTCTGCACCTGCCACAGCTTGGTCGACGCCAGCACCGAGATCGGGTTTTCCTGGCCGTCTATCGTGCCCTGCTGCAGCGCGCCTATCACCTCGGGCCAGGACATGGGCGTGGGCGACGCGCCCAGGGTCTTGAAGGCCGTGATGTGCACGGGGTTCTCGGTCACGCGGATCTTCAGGCCCTTGAGATCCTCGACCTTCTGCACGGCATGCTTGTTGTTCGTCAGGTGACGAAAGCCCTGCTCGCCCCAGGCCAGCGCAATCAGGCCGCGCTTGTGGAACTTGGTCAGCAGGTCCTGGCCGAAGGGGCCGTCGAGCACGGCACGCGCATGCTGCGTGTCGCGGAACAGAAACGGGATGTCCACCACGCCCACCTCGGGCACGAAGTTGCTCAATGCGCCCGTGGAGACGATGACGGCCTCCACGGTGCCCAGCTGCAGCCCCTCGATGAGCTCGCGCTCGCCGCCCAGGGCGCTGGAGGGGAATTGCTTGAACTTGAAGGCGCCGTTCGTGCCCTTCTCGACCGAATCGGCCCAGGCCTGTGCCGCCGCGCCGTAGTGCGAGTTGACGGCCAGCGCGTAGCCGAGCTTGACCTCCCTGGCCTGCTGCGCAGAAACGGTACCAGTGAATACGGACAGCACGGAGGCGGCGCAGGCAGCGGCAAGGACGCGGCGGGACAGGTTCATGGGAAGCACTCGCAACAGGGTGGTTGATGGGATGGGGAAACCGGCCATTCTAGTTTTCAACCCACCCCTGGCACCGTAGTGGAATTACGTGCCCGTGCCACCACCGCAACGGCATGCCACCAGCGCGTCAACTCAGCAGGCGTGATGACTTGGGCACATGGGCCATCAGAAACTCCATCTGGTCGGCCAGTATGCGGCGGTTGCGCAGGATGAAGTCTTCCCACAGGCTGGGCACGTAGGGCGCGTAGAGCAGCGGCATATGGGCCTGCTCGGGCGTGCGCGGGCCCTTGCGGTGGTTGCAGGGGCGGCAGGCCGTGACCACGTTCATCCAGTGATTGAGGCCCTGCCTGGCAAACGGCACGATGTGTTCGCGCGTCAGCTCCTCCTCGCGGAAATGCCCGCCGCAGTAGGCGCAGATGTTGCGGTCGCGCGCGAACAGCTTGGAATTGGTCAGACTGGGGCGCAGGTCGAAGGGGTTGATCTTGGGCACGCCGCGCGTGCCTATGATGCTGCTCACGGCAATCTGTGACTGCACGCCCGTGATGGCATTGTGTCCGCCGCGAAACAGCGCCACCTGCGCGCCGATCTCCCAGCGCACCTCGCCGGCGGCGTAATGCGTGACCGCCTGCTCGAGCGATATCCACGATTGCGGCAGCCCCTGGGCCGACAGCTTCAAGACCTTCACCACCCGCCTCCTGTCTCAGTGCACAAGAATCACGATGTTCACGCCTCGCCGGCGCAGCCACACGGGGCGTGCCGGTAGCGCACAATATACTCTTTTCATATGAAATTGGCGTCAGGCGCTTGATGGACTTGCGCAAATCGCTATCAAAAGAAAAGCACTGCGATGAAGATATTCCGCGGCTTCCATCATCCCGAGGTGGCGCCGGCCTGTGCCCTCACGATAGGCAACTTCGACGGCGTACACCGCGGCCACCAGGCCATGCTCGCGCTGCTCAACAACGAGGCCCAGCACCGTGGCGTGCAAAGCTGCGTGCTGACCTTCGAGCCGCACCCGCGCGACTACTTCGCCGGGCGGCACAGGCGCCCCGAGCTCGCCCCGGCGCGCATAGGCACGCTGCGTGACAAGCTCTCGGAGCTCGCGCGCTGCGGCGTGCAGCAGACCATCGTGCTGCCGTTCAACGAAGGGCTGGCCAGCCTGTCGGCCCAGGACTTCATCGAAAACGTGGTGGTCCGCGGCCTGGGCGCGCGCTACCTGCTGGTGGGCGACGACTTTCGCTTTGGCAGCCAGCGTGTGGGCGACTACGCCATGCTCGACGCGGCCGGCCCCGCGCATGGCTTCGAGGTGGCGCGCATGATGAGCTACGAGGTGCATGGCCTGCGCGTGTCCAGCACCGCCGTGCGCGAGGCGCTGGCCGCGGGCCGCATGCAGGATGCGGCGCGTCTGCTCGGCCGCCCTTACGCGATATCGGGCCATGTGGTGCACGGGCGCAAGCTCGGGCGTCAACTGGGACGCTCGGCCGCCAGCGGCCCGCACCAGGACGGATTTCGCACGCTCAACCTGCGCTTTGCGCACTGGAAGCCGGCCGCCAGCGGCATCTTCGCCGTGCTCGTGCACGGCCTGCACGACGAGCCCCTGCCGGGCGTGGCCAACCTGGGCGTGCGCCCCTCGCTCGACCCGCAGGACGTCAACGGCGGGCGCGTGCTGCTCGAGACGCATTGCCTCGCCTGGCCCGAGCACCTGGGCGCCGAAGGGGCCTACGGTAAAATCGTGCGCGTGGAACTGCTGCACAAACTGCACGACGAGCTGAAATACGACAGCCTTGACGCCCTCACGGCCGGCATTGCCAGGGACTGCGAGGACGCGCGCGCCTTCTTCGCCTCCACGCACGCCGAGACCCGTCGCCAGACCACCCGCGACCGAATTTGACGGGGCCGCCTTCGCCCCTCCCCCATCCAGGTTCCGCTCCGCTTCGGGCCGCCAGTGTCCGGAGCGCCCATGTTTTGAAGGTTTGCACCGATGTCCGAAGCCACGCCCAAGAAAGCCCCCGAGAGCGCCTACCGCGCCACACTCAACATGCCCGACACGCCGTTCCCCATGCGCGGCGACCTGCCCAGGCGCGAGCCCGCCTGGGCCAAGGAATGGGACGAGAAGGGCATCTACAGGAAGCTGCGCGACGCACGCCGTGGGGCGCCGAAGTTCATCCTGCACGACGGCCCGCCGTATGCCAACGGTCAGATCCACATCGGCCACGCGGTCAACAAGATCCTCAAGGACATGATCGTCAAGAGCCGTCAGCTCGAGGGCTTCGACGCGCTCTACACCCCGGGCTGGGACTGCCACGGTCTGCCGATCGAGAACGCCATCGAGAAGCTGCACGGCCGCAACCTGCCGCGCGACGAGATGCAGGCCAAGGGCCGCGCCTTTGCCACCGAGCAGATCGCGCAGCAGATGGCGGACTTCAAGCGCCTGGGCGTGCTCGGCGAATGGGACAACCCCTACAAGACCATGAACTTCGCGAGCGAGGCCGGCCAGCTGCGCGCGCTCAAAAAGGTCATGGAGCGCGGCTTCGTCTACCGAGGGCTCAAGCCCGTGTACTGGTGCTTCGACTGCGCCTCGTCGCTTGCCGAGTTCGAGATCGAGTACGCAGACAAGAAGAGCCAGACGCTGGACGTGATGTTCCCCGCGGCCGACCCGGCGCGCCTGGCCGCGGCCTTTGGCCTGCCCAGCCTCGCCAAGCCCGCCTTTGCCGTGATCTGGACCACCACGGCCTGGACGATTCCGGCCAACCAGGCGCTCAACGTCAACCCCGAGCTCGAATACAGCCTGGTCGATACCGAACGCGGCCTGCTCATCGTGGCCAGCGCGCTCGTCGACAAATGCCTGGAGCGCTGGGGCATCACCGGCCAGGTCGTCGCCACCACGGTGGGCCAGAAGCTCGACCTCATGCCCTTCAAGCACCCGCTGGCACATGTGGACAAGGGCTATGACCGCATCTCGCCCGTCTATGTGGCGGACTACGCCACGGCAGAGGACGGCACCGGCATCGTGCACAGCGCCCCGGCCTATGGCGTGGACGACTTCAACAGCTGCGTGGCCCATGGCCTCAAGTACGAGGACATCCTCAACCCCGTGCAGGGCCATGGCCAGTACGCCGAGGACTTCCCGCTGTTCGGCGGCCAGTCCATCTGGAAGGCCGTGCCCGTCATCATCGATGCGCTCAAGGTGGCGGGCCGCCTCATGGGCACGGCCGGCATCACGCACAGCTACCCGCATTGCTGGCGCCACAAGAGCCCGGTGATCTACCGCGCGGCCGCGCAATGGTTCGTGCGCATGGACGAGGGCGAGGGCGTGTTCACCGACCCCGCACAAAAACCCGCGCAAACCCTGCGCCAGATTGCGCTGGCAGCTATCGAAAAAACCAGCTTCTACCCCGAGAACGGCAAGGCACGCCTGCGCGACATGATCGCCGGTCGCCCCGACTGGTGCATCTCGCGCCAGCGCTCGTGGGGCGTGCCCCTGCCCTTCTTCCTGCATGTGGACAGCGGCGAGCTGCACCCGCGCACGCTGGAGATCATCGACCAGGCCGCCGCCATCGTGGACGCCGGCGGCATCGAGGCCTGGAGCCGCGTGATGGCGGAGGACATCCTGGGCAAGGAGGATGCGGCGCACTACACCAAGAGCACCGACATCCTCGAGGTCTGGTTCGACTCGGGCTCCACCTTCTGGCATGTGCTGCGCGGCACGCACGCGGGCATGCACCACGACGAGGGCCCCGAGGCCGACCTGTACCTGGAGGGCCACGACCAGCACCGCGGCTGGTTCCATAGTTCGCTCTTGCTCGCCAGTGCCATCTTCGGCCGCGCGCCATATCGCGGCCTGC
Protein-coding regions in this window:
- a CDS encoding TRAP transporter substrate-binding protein; its protein translation is MNLSRRVLAAACAASVLSVFTGTVSAQQAREVKLGYALAVNSHYGAAAQAWADSVEKGTNGAFKFKQFPSSALGGERELIEGLQLGTVEAVIVSTGALSNFVPEVGVVDIPFLFRDTQHARAVLDGPFGQDLLTKFHKRGLIALAWGEQGFRHLTNNKHAVQKVEDLKGLKIRVTENPVHITAFKTLGASPTPMSWPEVIGALQQGTIDGQENPISVLASTKLWQVQKHLTLTAHVYAPVALIVSPNFWASLNDAQKAAFTQGAKLGALASRAFVDAVEKKGVEEAKSHGMQVVTSVDQAAFRAALEPAYKQYATKFGQKSLDAIAAVK
- the ileS gene encoding isoleucine--tRNA ligase, with the translated sequence MSEATPKKAPESAYRATLNMPDTPFPMRGDLPRREPAWAKEWDEKGIYRKLRDARRGAPKFILHDGPPYANGQIHIGHAVNKILKDMIVKSRQLEGFDALYTPGWDCHGLPIENAIEKLHGRNLPRDEMQAKGRAFATEQIAQQMADFKRLGVLGEWDNPYKTMNFASEAGQLRALKKVMERGFVYRGLKPVYWCFDCASSLAEFEIEYADKKSQTLDVMFPAADPARLAAAFGLPSLAKPAFAVIWTTTAWTIPANQALNVNPELEYSLVDTERGLLIVASALVDKCLERWGITGQVVATTVGQKLDLMPFKHPLAHVDKGYDRISPVYVADYATAEDGTGIVHSAPAYGVDDFNSCVAHGLKYEDILNPVQGHGQYAEDFPLFGGQSIWKAVPVIIDALKVAGRLMGTAGITHSYPHCWRHKSPVIYRAAAQWFVRMDEGEGVFTDPAQKPAQTLRQIALAAIEKTSFYPENGKARLRDMIAGRPDWCISRQRSWGVPLPFFLHVDSGELHPRTLEIIDQAAAIVDAGGIEAWSRVMAEDILGKEDAAHYTKSTDILEVWFDSGSTFWHVLRGTHAGMHHDEGPEADLYLEGHDQHRGWFHSSLLLASAIFGRAPYRGLLTHGFTVDGQGKKMSKSLGNTVSPQEVSSKMGAEIIRLWCAATDYSGDLAIDDKILARVVDAYRRIRNTLRFLLANVSDFDPARDAVAYGDMLEIDRWALARAAEFQAEVLAHYKVYEFHPVVAKLQLFCSEDLGGFYLDVLKDRLYTTAPKSLARRSAQTALHQITHAMLRWMAPFLSFTAEEAWKIFGKSESIFLETFETLPAGDEALLAKWQRLRQIRDAVNKEIENLRAAGVVGSSLQATITLTAAPEDHALLASLGNDLKFVFIVSTINLIAGDALQISVQASSDQKCERCWHYRADVGHNPEHPTLCGRCDSNLHGAGEARLHA
- a CDS encoding HNH endonuclease, whose amino-acid sequence is MKVLKLSAQGLPQSWISLEQAVTHYAAGEVRWEIGAQVALFRGGHNAITGVQSQIAVSSIIGTRGVPKINPFDLRPSLTNSKLFARDRNICAYCGGHFREEELTREHIVPFARQGLNHWMNVVTACRPCNHRKGPRTPEQAHMPLLYAPYVPSLWEDFILRNRRILADQMEFLMAHVPKSSRLLS
- a CDS encoding bifunctional riboflavin kinase/FAD synthetase; its protein translation is MKIFRGFHHPEVAPACALTIGNFDGVHRGHQAMLALLNNEAQHRGVQSCVLTFEPHPRDYFAGRHRRPELAPARIGTLRDKLSELARCGVQQTIVLPFNEGLASLSAQDFIENVVVRGLGARYLLVGDDFRFGSQRVGDYAMLDAAGPAHGFEVARMMSYEVHGLRVSSTAVREALAAGRMQDAARLLGRPYAISGHVVHGRKLGRQLGRSAASGPHQDGFRTLNLRFAHWKPAASGIFAVLVHGLHDEPLPGVANLGVRPSLDPQDVNGGRVLLETHCLAWPEHLGAEGAYGKIVRVELLHKLHDELKYDSLDALTAGIARDCEDARAFFASTHAETRRQTTRDRI